The following is a genomic window from Actinomadura sp. WMMB 499.
GGCTACGTGCCGCCCCAGGTGCGGCCCGACGAGCCCGAGAAGGAGCGAACGTGACCCCGGCCCCCGCCGCACCGATAGCCGTCGCGCTGGACGCGCCCGACCTGGAGACGGCCGCGCGCTGGGCCACTCTGGTCACGCCGCACGTCTCGACCGTCAAGGTCGGCCTGGAGCTGTACCTGCGGTACGGCCCGGACGTCGTCGCGAGCGTCCGGGGCGCCAGCCGCGTGCAGGTGTTCCTGGACCTGAAGCTGCACGACATCCCCGCGACCGTGCGCGGCGCGGCGCGCGCCGTCGCGCGGCTCAAGCCGTCCTTCCTCACCGTGCACGCCGCGGGCGGGTCCGCGATGATCCGGGCGGCGGTGGACGCCGTCCCCGCCACCAAGATCGCCGCGGTGACCGTGCTGACGTCCCTCGGGGACGCCGATCTGGCCCGGCTCGGCATCGAGGGGCCCGCACCGGACGCCGTCCGCCGCCTCGCCGTCCTGGCGGTCGAGGCGGGCGCTCAGGCGCTGGTGTGCTCGCCGCAGGAGGCCGCGGCCGTCCGCGCCGAGGTCGGCCCCGACATCACGCTCATCACGCCCGGCGTGCGTCCCGCGGGCACCGACGTCCAGGACCAGGCCCGCGTCGCGACGCCCGAGCAGGCGCTCGCCGCGGGCGCGGACCTGCTCGTCGTCGGCCGTCCCATCACGGGCGCGCCGGACCCGGGCGCGGCCGCCGCCGGCCTCGCCGCCGCGCTGCGCCGCACGTCCGCCGAAGGCTCCGGCGCGCCGTCCTGAGCCCGGCCCGGCGGGGGCGGCGGCCCGGCGCGGAGGCCAGGTGCGGAGGGCGTCTTGACAGCCCTCGGGTCATGGCCGGGGTAATGGCGCCGCCGCTCCGGTGAGACGTCGCTTCCGGCGTGCTCCGCGGAGTGGGCGGGAGCGTGTCCGGACGGGACCCCGGTTGCGACGTGCCCTCCCTGACGTGCGAAGATGGCGGGCACCGGTCGCCTCGGGGGCGACCGCCCTCCCGGCCACCCGCGGTCGTCCCCCGGCGACGGGGGCCGGTCCCGGCAGCGGATGAGTCGCGCGATCCGTCATGACAGGGTCGCGCGTCGCATTATGGGACGGGCGGGGTCCCGTATGGCGAGATTTGCTTTGCGGGCCGGATTTGGCGTCGCGTTGCGGCGGGCGCGCAGTTGCCCGCGGCTGATCACCCATTGCGGTTTTTGCCGTGCGCGCGAATGCCGCCCGGCGACTTCCACAATGCGAAACGCGGTGAACGCCCGGCGTTCGTGAACGGGGCCGCATGGGGGCGTTTCCCATAGGGCGGAACGCGCCCGGTGCGGCCCGCGGGACCGTTCTCGCGCGGACGGCCGACGGCGGAGCCGCGGACGGGCGCGGAGGCGCGTACGGGCGCCGGGAAGGGGGAGCGGTGTCGGGCGGGGAGCCTCCGGAACGGTAACGATCTTGGCGGGCGGGTGTTGTCGAGGATGGCAGTTGCGGGACCGTCGCGACGTGCGGAACGGCGCGGCGTGACGAGCGTCACTCGGTCGGGACGTCCTGTGGGGAGGTTCACACGGGCCGCCTCGCGCGGGGCGCGGCCGGGCATCCGGCGCGTGCGCCGCCGCCGTGCGGAGGCCGGTGCGGCGCCCTCGGCCGTCCCGGCCAACGGTGCTCAATGCCGCGAACCGGGCCGGAATGGGGGGTTTTTCACGATCTCCCGAAAGTCCCAGCAAGGTGCAGGGGTCGCCTTCCGGAGCGTCCAAGTTGTGTACACTCTGTATTGAGGACACTCCGGGGAGTGATTTTCGTGAATTTGTGGTGGGCTAAACGGCACTTCACGTTGCCTTATGGGGCGTGAACTCGCTAGTTTCCCAACCCGTCCGACTCCGTCGAGTGGAAACCTGAGGTGACCCGGCGTGGCTCTTCCGCCCCTAACCCCCGAACAGCGCGCCGCAGCCCTGGAGAAGGCTGCCAAGGCCCGCAAGGAGCGGGCCGAGGTTAAGAACCGGCTCAAGCACGGGGGAACCTCGCTCGCCGAGGTTCTCAAGGAAGGTCAGACCGACGACGTCATCGGAAAGATGAAGGTGTCGGCCCTTCTGGAATCGCTGCCCGGCGTGGGCAAGGTCCGTGCGAAGCAGATCATGGAGCGACTGGGCATCGCCGAGTCCCGCCGCGTGCGGGGCCTCGGCGCCAACCAGCGCGCCTCCCTGGAGCGTGAGTTCGGCGGAAGTGCGAACCGCTGACGCGCGACTCACGGACGGGCGCGGCGGGCAGACCGCCGCGGCCGGCTCCGGGCTCCCCGGACACGGGGCGCCGGGCACCGGGTCGACCGGTGCCGGGCTCCCCGGCGGCGGGCTCCCGGAAGCCGGCACCATCCCGCCCGACTCCGGCGCACCCATGACTGCGCCGGACGGCTCCCCGGCCCGCGGGCCGCTCGCCCGGCGGCTGACGGTCCTGTCCGGACCGTCGGGCGTCGGCAAGAGCACGGTCGTCGCCGAGATCCGGCGCTCACACCCCCGGGTGTGGCTGTCGGTCTCGGTGACCACCCGGGCCCCCCGCCCGGGTGAGACCCACGGCGTGCAGTACTTCTTCGTCGACGACGCCGGTTTCGACCGGCTCGTCGACGAAGGAGAGCTCCTCGAATGGGCGGAGTTCGCCGGGAACCGCTACGGCACCCCCCGGCGGCCCGTCGAGGAGCGGCTCGCCCGCGGCGAGCCCGTCCTGCTGGAGATCGACCTGCAGGGCGCCCGCCAGGTGCGGGGGACCATGCCGCAGGCGCAGCTGGTCTTCCTCGCACCCCCGTCCTGGGAGGAACTCGTCCGCCGCCTCACCGGCCGCGGCACCGAGCCCCCTGAGGTGATCGAGCGGCGCCTGGACGCCGCCCGCGTCGAGCTCGCCGCCGAGAAAGAGTTCGACGTCACGCTCGTCAACACGTCCGTCCGGGGCGTGTGCTCCGAGCTGCTAGCCTTGATGGCTGTTCAATGACCGGAGTCCGCCCACCGGCGGACGCCCCGCACCCTAGTGGAAGGCCACGGAGTGGCAGCCAGCAGCGAAGGCATCACCAACCCGTCGATCGACGAGCTCCTCGAGGTCGTCGACACCAAGTACGGCCTCGTGAGCATCGCGGCCAAGCGCGCCCGGCAGATCAACGCCTACTACGCCCAGCTCGGCGAGGGCCTGCTGGAGTACGTCGGCCCGCTCGTCGAGACCCAGGTCCAGGAGAAGCCCCTCTCGATCGCGCTCCGCGAGACGCGCGAGGGCCTCCTGAACGCCGAGCCCATCGAAGGCTGAGACGGACCAGACCGGGCCGCCGACCCGCGGCCCGAACGGACCCGGCACCGCGCCTGGGGGAGCGAGCACCGGGCCGGTGAGCCGGGAGAGGGATCGGCATGACCTCCGGTAAGCCCCGCGTCGTCCTCGGAGTCGGCGCGGGCATCGCCGCCTACAAGGTGTGCGAACTGCTGCGGCGGCTCACCGAGTCGGGCCACGACGTGCGCGTCGTCCCCACCGCGGACGCGCTGCGCTTCGTCGGCGAGCCCACCTGGGCGGCGCTGTCGGGGAGTCCGGTCTCCCCGGACGTCTGGGACGGCGTCGCCGAGGTCCCGCACGTCCGGCTCGGGCAGACCGCCGACCTGGTGTTCGTCGCGCCCGCCACCGCCGACCTGCTCGCCCGCGCCGCGCACGGCCTGGCCGACGACCTGCTCACCAACACCCTGCTCACCGCGCGCTGCCCGGTGGTGTTCGCGCCCGCGATGCACACCGAGATGTGGGAGCACCCCGCCACCCGCGACAACGTCGCGACGCTGCGCGCGCGCGGCGCGATCGTCGTCGAGCCCGCCGCGGGGCGGCTCACCGGAGCCGACACCGGCCCCGGGCGGCTGCCCGACCCGGCCGAGCTGTTCGAGGTCGCCCGCCGCGTCCTGGCCCGCGGCGAGCGGGAACGCGGCGTGCGCGCCGCCGACCCCGCGGGCGACCTCGCCGGCCGGCACGTCGTCGTCTCCGCCGGCGGGACGCGCGAGGCGATCGACCCCGTCCGCTTCATCGGCAACCGCTCGTCCGGCCTGCAGGGTTACGCGCTCGCCCGCACCGCCGTCGCGCGCGGCGCCCGCGTCACGATCGTCGCCGCCAACGTCGCGCTGCCCGATCCGGCGGGCGCCCGCGTCGTGCCCGTCGGGTCCGCGGAGGAGATGCGCGCGGCCGTCCTCGACGCGGCCGGCGACCCGGACGGCCCCGCCGACGCGGTCGTGATGGCCGCCGCCGTCGCCGACTTCCGGCCCGCCGCGTACCGGGGTTCGAAGATCAAGAAGACCCCGGACGGCGAGCCGGAACCGATCGAGCTCGTCAAGAACCCCGACATCCTCGCCGAGCTCGGCGAGCGCCGGCGTCCCGATCAGGTGATCGTCGGGTTCGCCGCGGAGACCGACGACGTCCTCGCCAACGGGCGGGCCAAGCTCGCCCGCAAGCGCTGCGACCTCCTCGTCGTCAACCAGGTCGGCGAGAACCTCGCCTTCGGCACCCCCGACAACGCCGCCGTCGTGCTCGGCGCGGACGGCTCCCGGACCGACGTGCCGCGCGGCGCGAAGGAGGAGCTGGCCGACACCGTGTGGGACCTGATCGTCGCCCGCCTGAAACCTCGATCTTGATCCCGCCCGCTAGACTGCCCACTTGACCCTAGGGTCGCCCGGGCGGGGCGGCCCCTCCCGCCGGCCCGAAGTATCATCCGTCCTGCGACGTCAGTCAGCAGCCGCTGCAAGGAGTTCACGTACGTGTCTCGCCGCCTGTTCACCTCCGAGTCCGTCACCGAAGGCCACCCGGACAAGATCGCGGACCAGATCAGTGACGCGATCCTCGACTCGATGCTCAAGGACGATCCGAAGAGCCGGGTCGCCGTCGAGACCCTGATCACGACCGGCCAGGTACACGTGGCCGGTGAGGTCACCACCGAGACCTACGTGGACATCCCGGCGCTGATCCGGGAGAAGATCCTCGAGATCGGCTACGACTCGTCAAAGAAGGGCTTCGACGGCCACTCCTGCGGCGTGTCGGTGTCCATCGGCGCCCAGTCGCCCGACATCGCCCAGGGCGTCGACGACGCCTACGAGACGCGCGCCGGGGACGACCGCGACAAGCGCGGCGACGACCTCGACCGGCAGGGCGCCGGCGACCAGGGCCTGATGTTCGGCTACGCCACCAACGAGACCCCCGAGCTGATGCCGGTGCCGATCACGCTCGCGCACCGGCTCGCGCAGCGGCTGTCCGCCGTCCGCAAGGACGGCACCGTGCCCTACCTGCGCCCCGACGGCAAGACGCAGGTCACCATCGAGTACGACGGCGACCGCGGCGTCCGCCTCGACACCGTCGTCGTGTCGTCCCAGCACGCCCCCGACATCGACCTCCGCGAGCTGCTGACGCCCGACGTCAAGGAGCACGTGGTCGACCCGGTGCTGGCCGCCGCCGGCATCGACACCGAGGGCTACCGGCTGCTGGTGAACCCCACCGGCCGCTTCGAGATCGGCGGCCCGATGGGCGACGCCGGCCTCACCGGCCGCAAGATCATCGTCGACACCTACGGCGGCATGGCCCGGCACGGCGGCGGCGCGTTCTCCGGCAAGGACCCGTCCAAGGTGGACCGCTCCGCCGCGTACGCCATGCGCTGGGTCGCCAAGAACATCGTGGCCGCCGGGCTCGCCGACCGCGCCGAGGTGCAGGTCGCCTACGCGATCGGCAAGGCCCACCCGGTCGGCGTGTTCGTCGAGACCTTCGGCACGGCGAAGATCGACCCGGAGAAGATCGAGAAGGCCGTCGACGAGGTCTTCGACCTCCGCCCGGGCGCGATCGTCCGCGACCTCGACCTGCTCCGCCC
Proteins encoded in this region:
- the gmk gene encoding guanylate kinase, whose amino-acid sequence is MTAPDGSPARGPLARRLTVLSGPSGVGKSTVVAEIRRSHPRVWLSVSVTTRAPRPGETHGVQYFFVDDAGFDRLVDEGELLEWAEFAGNRYGTPRRPVEERLARGEPVLLEIDLQGARQVRGTMPQAQLVFLAPPSWEELVRRLTGRGTEPPEVIERRLDAARVELAAEKEFDVTLVNTSVRGVCSELLALMAVQ
- the metK gene encoding methionine adenosyltransferase; protein product: MSRRLFTSESVTEGHPDKIADQISDAILDSMLKDDPKSRVAVETLITTGQVHVAGEVTTETYVDIPALIREKILEIGYDSSKKGFDGHSCGVSVSIGAQSPDIAQGVDDAYETRAGDDRDKRGDDLDRQGAGDQGLMFGYATNETPELMPVPITLAHRLAQRLSAVRKDGTVPYLRPDGKTQVTIEYDGDRGVRLDTVVVSSQHAPDIDLRELLTPDVKEHVVDPVLAAAGIDTEGYRLLVNPTGRFEIGGPMGDAGLTGRKIIVDTYGGMARHGGGAFSGKDPSKVDRSAAYAMRWVAKNIVAAGLADRAEVQVAYAIGKAHPVGVFVETFGTAKIDPEKIEKAVDEVFDLRPGAIVRDLDLLRPIYSQTAAYGHFGRSEPDFSWESTDRAKALAAAAGL
- the rpoZ gene encoding DNA-directed RNA polymerase subunit omega, with translation MAASSEGITNPSIDELLEVVDTKYGLVSIAAKRARQINAYYAQLGEGLLEYVGPLVETQVQEKPLSIALRETREGLLNAEPIEG
- the mihF gene encoding integration host factor, actinobacterial type; protein product: MALPPLTPEQRAAALEKAAKARKERAEVKNRLKHGGTSLAEVLKEGQTDDVIGKMKVSALLESLPGVGKVRAKQIMERLGIAESRRVRGLGANQRASLEREFGGSANR
- the pyrF gene encoding orotidine-5'-phosphate decarboxylase encodes the protein MTPAPAAPIAVALDAPDLETAARWATLVTPHVSTVKVGLELYLRYGPDVVASVRGASRVQVFLDLKLHDIPATVRGAARAVARLKPSFLTVHAAGGSAMIRAAVDAVPATKIAAVTVLTSLGDADLARLGIEGPAPDAVRRLAVLAVEAGAQALVCSPQEAAAVRAEVGPDITLITPGVRPAGTDVQDQARVATPEQALAAGADLLVVGRPITGAPDPGAAAAGLAAALRRTSAEGSGAPS
- the coaBC gene encoding bifunctional phosphopantothenoylcysteine decarboxylase/phosphopantothenate--cysteine ligase CoaBC, with the translated sequence MTSGKPRVVLGVGAGIAAYKVCELLRRLTESGHDVRVVPTADALRFVGEPTWAALSGSPVSPDVWDGVAEVPHVRLGQTADLVFVAPATADLLARAAHGLADDLLTNTLLTARCPVVFAPAMHTEMWEHPATRDNVATLRARGAIVVEPAAGRLTGADTGPGRLPDPAELFEVARRVLARGERERGVRAADPAGDLAGRHVVVSAGGTREAIDPVRFIGNRSSGLQGYALARTAVARGARVTIVAANVALPDPAGARVVPVGSAEEMRAAVLDAAGDPDGPADAVVMAAAVADFRPAAYRGSKIKKTPDGEPEPIELVKNPDILAELGERRRPDQVIVGFAAETDDVLANGRAKLARKRCDLLVVNQVGENLAFGTPDNAAVVLGADGSRTDVPRGAKEELADTVWDLIVARLKPRS